The region GAGATCCCAGCCGACGATTTTGCGCGAATCGAGGTCAGTAATCAGCGCCAAATAGCAGAATCCTTCTAAAGTATCCAGATAGGTAATGTCTGAAACAAAGACTTCATTGGGCCTGGTTACCTCAAGTTTTTTGATGAGATTCGAATATTTCCTGAACCGGTGGTACGAGTTAGTGGTCTTCCTGTAGTTTTTGCTTGGTTTGACCAACAGATTGTTTTTTCTTAAGATATAAAACAATTTATCTCGACCGATATGAAATCCCATATCATTGAGCATTCTGTGGAGTTTTCTCGTGCCAACGCATGGCTGGCTCCTTCTAATGCTTCTGACGGCATCACAGATGACTTGTTGTTCAAGAAAATACTGAATCATCGTTTTCTGACGTTTGTAATAGGCTTGACGAGTCGTATCAAACATCTGATAAATTTGTTTCTTGAAGTATTTCAACTTCTTTTCTTTGACTTTGACGATGACTTTTTTTGTGCCTTCTGGCCAAAAGTTTTTTTTACATCGACTTCATAGCGCTCTTCGACGCACTCGATGAGCGCTTCTAAACAAAGATTCTTCAGATGCGATTGCGCAAGAGCCGACTCTAATTCGCGTTTCTGGCGCTCGAGTTCTTTGAGTTTGTCTTTTTCGTCTCTCATTTCAACACGAACAACTTTTTTAATTAAATGATTCTTGCCATATTTTCTGAGCCACTCATAAATGGTTGGCGAGCTTTTAATATCATAAATCTTTCGGGCTTCCGCAATGGTTAATTTGCCCGATTCAATCTCTGAAATTACTTTTTGCTTAAATGCTGTACTATATTTATACGTAATTCCGCGCCCTGACATAGGTTGCCTCCTTGTTAATTAAATGTCAACCTATAGCAGGACGGGACAGTCTCAATTATAATTCCAGTTTTCAATCAATCTCACTATACATATCAGTGCCTAAAGTCGATTTTAGAAAATAGTCCGCAAGATCTTTACGAGGTTATTATAGTAGATGATCGGTCAACGGATGACACGCAAAAGATACTTAACAATATTAAGAATATAAAGGTTATAACTAACACCGAAAACCTTGGCTTTCTCCAGAACTGTAATAAAGGAAGTAAGGCTAGCAAGGGAGAATTTATCCTATTCTTGAACAACGACACGGAGGTGATGCAAGCTTGGCTCACATCTATGCTATCTATCTTTGAGAGGTTTGAAAAAGTTGGGGCGGTCGGAGCTAAACTCATTTATCCGGACGGGAAATTGCAGGAGGCAGGTGGAATAATCTGGAAGGATGGCTCAGGATGGAACTACGGAAAGAGGGATAATGCTGAAAAACCAGAATACAATTATCTTAGAGAAGTCGATTATTGTTCTGCAGCCTGCTTAATGGTGCGTGCTGATGTGTTCAGTGAGATTGGTTGTTTTGATGAAAGATATATTCCTGGTTATTTCGAAGACACGGATTTGGCTTTTTCGATAAGGGATCAAGGTTACAAAGTCCTCTATCAGCCCCAAGCGGTTGTGATTCACTATGAAGGTGTAAGTGCTGGTAGAGATCTGACGAAAGGATTTAAGCAGTCTCAGGAAATCAACAGGCTAAAATTTGTTGAGAAGTGGCAGACGGTGCTAGACAAGCAACATTACTTGCCTCCCGAGCAACTAACCGATCCCATTACTTTTATTGCTAGGGAGAAATGCGGGCAGAAACGGATTTTGATTGTGGATCACTACGTTCCTGAGTTTGACAAAGATTCAGGTTCCCTTAGAATGTATGAGTACATTAATATTCTAGTTCAGCTAGGCCACAAGGTGGTTTTTTTGCCTGACAATCGTTTTCGATCAATGCCTTACACACAAAGAC is a window of candidate division KSB1 bacterium DNA encoding:
- a CDS encoding IS3 family transposase, with translation MKYFKKQIYQMFDTTRQAYYKRQKTMIQYFLEQQVICDAVRSIRRSQPCVGTRKLHRMLNDMGFHIGRDKLFYILRKNNLLVKPSKNYRKTTNSYHRFRKYSNLIKKLEVTRPNEVFVSDITYLDTLEGFCYLALITDLDSRKIVGWDLSQTLAIEGCQRALRIALRGVENPKTLIHHSDRGIQYCSNGYVDILNKHEIKISMTEEDHVYENAIAERVNGILKTEFLLGEKLHSFQVAKELVRQSINTYNKQRLHTSLNYQTPEYRYAA
- a CDS encoding transposase encodes the protein MSGRGITYKYSTAFKQKVISEIESGKLTIAEARKIYDIKSSPTIYEWLRKYGKNHLIKKVVRVEMRDEKDKLKELERQKRELESALAQSHLKNLCLEALIECVEERYEVDVKKTFGQKAQKKSSSKSKKRS
- a CDS encoding glycosyltransferase family 2 protein — protein: MIIPVFNQSHYTYQCLKSILENSPQDLYEVIIVDDRSTDDTQKILNNIKNIKVITNTENLGFLQNCNKGSKASKGEFILFLNNDTEVMQAWLTSMLSIFERFEKVGAVGAKLIYPDGKLQEAGGIIWKDGSGWNYGKRDNAEKPEYNYLREVDYCSAACLMVRADVFSEIGCFDERYIPGYFEDTDLAFSIRDQGYKVLYQPQAVVIHYEGVSAGRDLTKGFKQSQEINRLKFVEKWQTVLDKQHYLPPEQLTDPITFIAREKCGQKRILIVDHYVPEFDKDSGSLRMYEYINILVQLGHKVVFLPDNRFRSMPYTQRLQQIGVEVLFGHLDFEDYIIRFGEFFDIAILSRPHIA